One segment of Ziziphus jujuba cultivar Dongzao chromosome 12, ASM3175591v1 DNA contains the following:
- the LOC107415504 gene encoding cytochrome P450 CYP749A22 — MSALRDPMIIFSSFLVLLLVLTLIKIFHKLWWFPIRVQYFMRSQGIKGPSYRFIYGNTKEMLSMKQEAMATPMGLSHAIFPKVLPDIDFWVNIYGKNYLQWYGYQAQLVVTEPELIKEILNNRERAFPKADNEGYVKKILGDGLVTTEGEKWGKLRKLANYAFHGESLKSTIPTMISCVEMMLEKWKIYEGKEIEVFEEFRLLSSEVISRTAFGSNYQRGKSIFDMLMRLVLLSFKNTYKLRFPGISKFLRTGDEIEADKLEDDIRNNIIEILKEREEKVMRGERDSFGSDFLGLLLKAHHDTNDSQKISVDDLVDECKTFYFAGQETTNTFLSWTVLLLAIHTDWQEEVRKEVLNIFGHQNPSPEGIAKLKIMGMVFNESLRLYPPVAGVIRKVGRKVKVGKLTLPANLVLYVPNLALHHDPQIWGEDVDQFKPERFLEGVAEATKNNPAAYLPFGIGPRNCVGGNFAITEAKITISMILQRYSFTLSPAYVHSPFQLLTLHPQHGIQAILQPL; from the exons atgaGTGCCTTGAGAGACCCCATGATCATTTTTTCAAGCTTTCTAGTCCTGCTTCTTGTATTAACTCTTATCAAGATATTTCATAAACTATGGTGGTTTCCTATTCGCGTACAGTATTTCATGCGTTCACAAGGAATCAAAGGCCCTTCATACAGATTCATCTATGGAAACACCAAAGAAATGTTGAGTATGAAACAGGAAGCCATGGCCACACCTATGGGTTTATCACATGCCATATTTCCTAAAGTTCTGCCTGATATTGATTTCTGGGTCAACATATATG GAAAGAATTATCTTCAGTGGTATGGATATCAAGCACAACTGGTTGTAACAGAACCGGAATTGATCAAAGAAATACTTAATAATAGAGAAAGAGCTTTTCCAAAAGCTGACAATGAAGGCTATGTAAAGAAGATATTAGGAGATGGCCTTGTAACCACTGAAGGTGAGAAATGGGGGAAATTGAGGAAACTGGCCAATTACGCATTTCATGGAGAAAGCTTAAAA AGTACAATTCCTACAATGATCTCTTGTGTTGAGATGATGCTGGAAAAGTGGAAAATATATGAAGGGAAAGAGATCGAGGTATTTGAAGAATTCAGATTGTTGAGTTCAGAAGTAATATCAAGAACAGCCTTTGGGAGCAATTACCAAAGAGGGAAAAGTATTTTTGATATGCTTATGAGACTGGTCTTGTTATCATTCAAAAATACATACAAACTTAGGTTTCCGGGTATCAG CAAGTTTCTTAGAACTGGTGATGAGATTGAGGCAGACAAGCTTGAGGATGATATTCGCAACAATATCATAGAAATACTcaaggaaagagaagagaaggtaATGAGAGGTGAAAGAGACAGCTTTGGTAGTGATTTTCTTGGCTTGCTTTTAAAGGCTCATCACGACACCAACGACAGCCAGAAGATCTCGGTGGATGATTTAGTTGATGAgtgcaaaacattttattttgctgGACAAGAAACCACTAATACTTTTCTTTCTTGGACGGTTTTACTTCTGGCAATCCATACAGATTGGCAAGAAGAAGTAAGAAAGGAGGTGCTCAATATATTTGGCCATCAAAATCCAAGTCCAGAAGGCATTGCCAAACTAAAAATA ATGGGCATGGTCTTCAATGAATCACTGAGATTATATCCTCCTGTAGCTGGCGTTATAAGAAAAGTTGGACGGAAAGTAAAAGTAGGAAAGCTCACTCTTCCTGCTAACCTTGTCCTATATGTTCCAAATTTAGCACTTCACCATGACCCTCAAATATGGGGAGAAGATGTGGATCAGTTCAAACCAGAAAGATTCCTAGAAGGGGTTGCTGAAGCTACTAAGAACAACCCTGCCGCATATTTACCCTTTGGAATTGGACCTCGAAACTGTGTAGGTGGAAACTTTGCTATAACCGAAGCAAAAATTACCATTTCAATGATTCTTCAACGTTACAGCTTCACTCTTTCTCCAGCCTATGTCCACTCGCCGTTTCAGCTTCTTACACTTCATCCACAGCATGGCATACAAGCGATACTACAGCCACTGTAA
- the LOC112493080 gene encoding cytochrome P450 CYP749A22 → MGMVFNESLRLYPPVIGVIRKAEREVRVGKLILPANLELCISNLALHHDPHIWGQDVNQFKPERFSDGVAEATKNSLAAFFHFGLRPRNCMGNNFAITEAKITISMILQLFSFTFSPAYVHLPFQLLTVHPHHGIQMSKTESSSEMRMYISLGMESHTSSINKDICFRVLKDLNSSTFVDLIV, encoded by the exons ATGGGCATGGTCTTTAATGAATCTCTGAGATTGTATCCTCCTGTTATTGGTGTTATAAGAAAAGCTGAAAGGGAAGTGAGAGTGGGAAAGCTCATTCTTCCTGCTAACCTGGAGTTGTGTATTTCAAATTTAGCACTTCATCATGATCCTCACATATGGGGACAAGATGTGAATCAGTTCAAACCAGAAAGATTCTCAGATGGGGTTGCTGAAGCTACTAAGAACAGCCTAGCtgcattttttcattttggacTAAGACCTAGAAATTGCATGGGCAACAACTTTGCTATAACTGAAGCAAAGATTACCATTTCTATGATTCTTCAACTCTTCAGCTTCACCTTTTCTCCAGCCTATGTCCACTTGCCGTTTCAGCTTCTTACAGTTCATCCACATCATGGAATACAA ATGTCCAAGACAGAAAGCAGCAGTGAGATGAGAATGTATATATCCCTTGGGATGGAAAGTCATACCTCATCTATCAACAAAGACATATGCTTTAGAGTACTCAAAGATCTTAATAGTAGCACTTTTGTTGATCTTATTGTTTAA